The following are from one region of the Magallana gigas chromosome 6, xbMagGiga1.1, whole genome shotgun sequence genome:
- the LOC105343332 gene encoding activating signal cointegrator 1 — translation MATSVERWMCDELSKLGLPASEDNAKYILSIGNAGEIQEYMLELLDGSDPRVRTFISQLIQKWRPQEKPPDNITVYRKSDQDREYISGKKSAKPSKNNNASQPLVSQTETIQADQSNQESRKKKFIPLFSQEGQAKSVIKLTGRHSCECQATKHKLISNCVRCGRIVCEQEGSGLCLFCGNLVCTKEEQEVLDRGSRKSEQLRQRLMKDRGQDDYEKAVQHKNKLLEFDKTSVRRTQVIDDESDYFSTDNRWLSKTEKAKLKKREEELRAQRHASRKDRKITLDFAGRQVIEESNTAGMNMYDVNDDVIQEIHYGAKSKAPPTQPGNHTDLVNPSINVPGPKFVASAMETPAVGRPHKKEGEIRREGLRLQDRELQEMSDEGMCLSMHQPWASLLIKGIKCHEGRTWYTAHRGRLWIAATAKPPAPEEVAEVEQFYRYLYKDPHLQGPTHYPVGCLLGCVDLTDCLPQDEYREKFPEGESASPFVFICENPQELVVKFPIKGKHKIYKLDNHILQAARKGLR, via the exons ATGGCGACTTCGGTAGAGAGATGGATGTGTGACGAGCTTTCGAAGCTCGGTTTGCCGGCTTCAGAGGATAATGCAAA GTACATTTTAAGCATTGGAAATGCAGGAGAGATCCAGGAATATATGTTGGAGCTGTTAGATGGATCTGATCCTAGAGTTAGAACATTCATCAGTCAGCTGATACAGAAATGGAGACCACAAGAAAAACCTCCTGATAATATCACT GTTTACCGCAAATCTGATCAGGACAGGGAGTACATCAGTGGTAAAAAATCAGCAAAGCCTTCAAAGAACAACAATGCTTCTCAACCACTTGTCAGTCAAACTGAAACAATACAGGCAGATCAG tcAAATCAAGAATCAAGGAAAAAGAAATTTATACCACTGTTTAGTCAGGAAGGACAAGCTAAATCTGTGATAAAATTAACAG gCAGACATTCTTGTGAATGTCAAGCCACCAAACACAAGCTGATTTCCAATTGTGTGAGGTGCGGGCGGATAGTGTGTGAGCAGGAGGGGTCAGGGCTGTGCCTCTTCTGTGGCAATCTG GTGTGTACCAAGGAGGAACAGGAAGTGCTTGATCGTGGATCTCGGAAGAGTGAGCAGTTACGACAGCGACTGATGAAGGATCGGGGACAGGATGACTACGAGAAAGCCGTACAGCACAAAAACAAACTGTTGGAGTTTGACAAAACCAG TGTCAGAAGAACACAGGTTATAGATGACGAATCAGACTACTTCTCAACAGACAACCGCTGGTTAAGTAAAACAGAGAAAGCAAAGTTAAAGAAACGAGAGGAAGAGTTACGAGCCCAGCGTCACGCATCAAGAAAAGACAGGAAAATTACGCTGGACTTTGCGGGCCGCCAAGTGATAGAAGAAAGCAATACAGCAGGAATGAACATGTATGATGTCAATGATGATGTCATCCAGGAAATTCACTATGGAGCAAAATCAAAAGCTCCTCCCACACAGCCAGGAAATCACACTGATTTAGTCAACCCCAGCATCAATGTACCAGGCCCAAAG TTTGTAGCAAGTGCTATGGAGACACCTGCTGTAGGTAGACCCCATAAAAAGGAGGGGGAGATAAGAAGGGAAGGTCTACGACTTCAAGACAGAGAATTACAGGAAATGTCTGATGAAGGCATGTGTTTGAGCATGCATCAACCGTGGGCCTCATTGCTTAtcaaaggcatcaaatg TCATGAGGGTAGGACCTGGTACACTGCCCACCGTGGGAGACTTTGGATAGCAGCCACGGCCAAACCACCGGCCCCAGAGGAGGTAGCAGAGGTGGAGCAGTTCTACAGATACCTGTACAAAG ACCCCCACCTGCAGGGCCCCACTCACTACCCAGTTGGCTGTCTGTTAGGCTGTGTGGACTTGACTGACTGTCTCCCTCAGGATGAATACAGAGAAAAG TTTCCAGAGGGTGAATCAGCGTCTccttttgtgtttatttgtgaAAACCCCCAAGAACTGGTTGTGAAATTTCCCATCAAGGGAAAACACAAGATTT ATAAACTAGATAACCATATATTACAAGCTGCTAGAAAAGGACTTAGATGA
- the LOC105344090 gene encoding mesenchyme-specific cell surface glycoprotein translates to MKLAIVLLSILFTCCNARLQLSRQSYMKFPYQYTNGDPTSPRYGLFQNAAHKAAFHTVDKILYVASARSAQKYLHIIDMNNPAAPTILMTHVFENTVDGHITALDACSDTIAVALSAADPVGEGHIELYTPYNRADRVFTRTHRITVGVNPKDVAHTSDCTRLVVANSGAATLNPSSNTFTDPEGSVTIIIRNDQGFPIEINMDFTQLNDRVVDYITNGVRYVFRGDHGAGIVNTFSQDLEPESVTISNDDRFAFVSCQRNNAILKIDMFNQRIIELYSLGAKNWTSFNIDTSDMNDAANLRYHTVYSFYQPAQLAYSVIDGKGYVVSVDTGKMTTYTQAQHGYAFNDGVRARVAWSDGELDTTTMNPTLLTQIQDNQQLGRVYMSRVDGFNIFNKIGDVFLFGGRGISLWDSTTMAHVFDSGDDLERRSSQLYPNTFNGDCSNGNQSPTQQVDERSPYMGPEPGALASGVVGTTPVLIVGARNGVIYVFNMRGVSANFESAHREGSTNDIWNNLYTNDAAGDQIISDMGFVGAGNSPSGTPFVYVIGQATGSLSVYNVVDVPDIF, encoded by the exons ATGAAGCTAGCCATTGTCCTCCTTTCGATCCTCTTCACGTGTTGCAATGCCCGACTACAGCTCTCCAGACAGTCGTACATGAAATTCCCCTACCAGTATACCAACGGGGACCCGACCAGCCCGCGATACGGTCTATTCCAGAATGCCGCCCACAAAGCAGCCTTCCACACCGTAGATAAAATTCTTTACGTCGCTT ctgCGCGATCAGCACAGAAATACCTCCACATCATTGACATGAACAACCCCGCCGCCCCCACCATCTTGATGACACACGTGTTCGAAAACACGGTTGATGGACATATTACAGCGTTGGACGCATGCTCAGACACCATCGCCGTGGCTCTCTCCGCCGCGGACCCCGTTGGGGAGGGTCACATCGAACTCTACACCCCGTACAACAGAGCGGATCGAGTATTTACCCGTACGCACAGAATCACAG TTGGTGTGAATCCAAAGGACGTAGCTCACACCTCAGACTGCACTAGACTAGTCGTCGCTAACTCCGGGGCTGCTACTCTGAACCCCTCATCTAACACTTTTACTGACCCTGAAGGATCGGTGACCATTATCATCAGAAACGACCAGGGATTTCCCATCGAAATCAACATGGATTTTACTCAGCTGAATGACAG AGTTGTTGATTACATAACTAATGGTGTTCGATATGTTTTCCGTGGAGACCACGGCGCTGGAATTGTCAACACATTCTCACAGGATCTCGAGCCCGAGTCAGTGACCATCAGTAACGATGATAGATTTGCTTTCGTCTCTTGTCAG AGAAACAACGCCATTCTGAAGATCGACATGTTTAACCAGAGGATCATAGAGCTCTACTCCCTGGGGGCCAAGAACTGGACAAGCTTCAATATAGACACCAGTGACATGAATGACG CTGCCAACCTGCGCTATCACACGGTCTATTCCTTCTACCAGCCTGCACAGCTCGCCTACAGCGTCATTGACGGCAAAGGTTACGTCGTTTCCGTCGACACCGGTAAAATGACGACATACACGCAGGCGCAACATGGCTATGCGTTCAACGACGGCGTGAGAGCTCGGGTTGCCTGGAGTG ACGGTGAACTAGATACTACCACCATGAACCCCACGCTTCTCACTCAAATCCAGGACAACCAGCAGCTAG GAAGAGTATACATGAGCCGAGTAGATggatttaacattttcaacaaaatcGGTGACGTTTTCCTCTTTGGTGGACGTGGCATTTCTCTGTGGGATTCCACCACAATGGCCCACGTGTTTGACAGTGGGGATGATTTAGAGAGAAGATCCTCTCAGCTCTATCCAAACACGTTCAATGGAGATTGTTCAAACGGCAACCAATCTCCAACACAGCAAGTTGACGAGAGGTCCCCTTATATG GGCCCTGAGCCCGGCGCCCTGGCCTCGGGCGTGGTGGGAACTACTCCTGTCCTCATCGTGGGCGCCAGGAATGGAGTAATCTATGTCTTCAATATGAGGGGTGTTAGCGCCAATTTTGAGAGCGCCCACCGCGAAGGGTCCACCAATGACATTTGGAACAATCTGTATACTAACGATGCCGCTGGAGATCAAATCATCTCTGATATGGG TTTTGTCGGGGCGGGAAACAGTCCATCCGGTACGCCATTCGTCTACGTCATCGGACAAGCCACGGGATCTCTCTCCGTTTATAATGTTGTTGATGTACCTGACATATtctaa
- the LOC105344089 gene encoding mesenchyme-specific cell surface glycoprotein, whose amino-acid sequence MRSLFVLFAILLAHSEARLQLSRQSYMKLPYQFTNGDPTNPRYGLFQNAAHKAAFHTVDKILYVASARSTEKYLHIIDMNNPASPSILMTHVFDNAVDGMITSVKACTDTIAVTLTAADPVAEGHIELFTPYNRADRVFTRVGRIAVGVHPKDMAATSDCTRLVVANEGPVAINPVSGTLSDPEGSVTIIVRNDQGFPVEINMGFQQLNDRVVDYITNGVRYVFRGDHGVGIVNTFSQDLEPESVTISNDDRFAFVSCQENNAVLKIDLFNQRIIELYALGAKNWTSYNLDASDQNDAANLRFHTVYSFYQPGKLAYGVVDGKGYLVSADTGKSKTLTTAQHGYAFSDNTRARVAYNDGELDITTMDPTLLSQIQDNQQLGRVHMSRVDGYNIFNRIGDVFLFGGRGISLWDSTTMAHVFDSGDDLERRASQFYPNTFNGDCSNGNQSPTQQVDERSDDMGPEPQALATGTVGTTPVLIVGSRNGLIYVFNMRGVSANFESVHREGSTNDIWNNLYANDAAGDQMISDIGFVGAGDSPSGTPFVYVIGQATGSLSVYNVVDMPDIF is encoded by the exons ATGAGGTCACTCTTCGTTCTTTTTGCGATCCTCCTGGCCCACTCTGAGGCCAGACTACAGCTCTCCAGGCAGTCCTACATGAAATTACCCTACCAGTTTACCAACGGGGACCCGACTAACCCGCGGTACGGTCTTTTCCAGAATGCCGCCCACAAAGCAGCCTTCCACACCGTAGATAAAATTCTTTACGTCGCTT CGGCGCGATCAACAGAGAAATACCTCCACATTATCGACATGAACAATCCCGCTAGTCCCTCCATCTTGATGACGCACGTGTTCGATAACGCCGTTGACGGAATGATCACCTCCGTCAAGGCGTGCACAGACACCATCGCCGTGACCTTGACCGCTGCTGATCCAGTAGCTGAAGGTCATATCGAGCTCTTCACACCGTACAACAGGGCTGACCGGGTATTTACCAGAGTCGGAAGAATAGCTG TGGGAGTTCACCCAAAGGATATGGCTGCTACTAGCGACTGTACGAGATTGGTTGTTGCTAATGAGGGTCCAGTTGCTATCAACCCGGTGTCAGGTACCCTCAGTGATCCCGAGGGCTCAGTCACGATCATAGTTAGGAACGATCAGGGCTTCCCAGTAGAAATCAACATGGGCTTCCAACAGCTTAACGACAG AGTTGTTGATTACATAACTAATGGTGTTCGGTATGTTTTCCGTGGAGACCACGGCGTTGGAATAGTCAACACATTTTCACAGGATCTCGAGCCCGAGTCAGTGACCATCAGTAACGATGACAGATTCGCTTTCGTCTCTTGTCAG GAAAACaatgctgttttgaaaattgaCCTGTTCAATCAAAGGATCATCGAGCTTTACGCTTTGGGAGCCAAGAACTGGACAAGTTATAACCTTGATGCTAGCGACCAGAACGACG CTGCCAATCTGCGTTTCCACACCGTCTACTCGTTCTACCAGCCTGGCAAACTTGCTTATGGAGTCGTCGATGGTAAAGGTTACCTTGTTTCCGCCGATACTGGAAAATCAAAGACCCTGACAACGGCACAACATGGCTATGCTTTCTCTGACAACACCAGGGCGAGAGTTGCGTATAATG ATGGTGAACTTGATATTACTACAATGGACCCCACTCTTCTGTCTCAAATACAAGATAACCAACAGCTGG GAAGAGTACACATGAGCCGAGTAGATGGTTATAACATTTTCAACAGAATCGGTGACGTTTTCCTCTTTGGTGGGCGTGGCATTTCTCTGTGGGATTCCACCACAATGGCTCACGTGTTTGACAGTGGTGATGATTTAGAGAGAAGAGCCTCTCAATTCTATCCAAACACGTTCAATGGAGATTGTTCAAACGGCAACCAATCTCCAACACAGCAAGTTGACGAGAGGTCCGATGATATG GGTCCTGAGCCTCAGGCTTTGGCTACGGGCACTGTGGGCACCACGCCCGTTCTGATTGTGGGCTCCAGAAACGGCCTCATTTACGTCTTTAACATGAGGGGGGTCAGCGCCAACTTTGAAAGCGTCCACCGTGAGGGCTCTACGAACGATATCTGGAACAACCTGTACGCTAACGACGCTGCCGGCGACCAGATGATCTCCGACATAGG TTTTGTCGGGGCGGGAGACAGCCCATCTGGTACCCCATTCGTCTACGTCATCGGACAAGCCACGGGATCTCTCTCCGTTTATAATGTTGTTGATATGCCTGacatattctaa